The DNA sequence CGGCGTCGGTCGCGACGTCGACACGGGTCTGGTTCCCGTTGTAGTCGAGCGTCTGGCTCTCGGAGAGTTGTTGGGTCTCGGGGGTCGGGAAGTACTCGCTGGCGGGAACGAGCGTCGAAGAGTTGTTCTCGGTGATGATGACGAACTCCTGGCCGTCGCGGGTGACAGTCTCGTTGTCCGCGTTGGTGTCGTTGGCGAGGATGCCCGCGCGGTCGATGGACTCACGCAGGGTGGCCGACGTGGGGTCCGACGCGTTCGGGATGACGACGTCCCACTCGTCGTTCTCGTACGTCACGGTAGAGCCGTTGTCCCACGTCTCGGTGTAGAGCGCAGACTGGTTTGTCCACGCGAACGCCGCGGTGCGGGTAACCGTGACGGTGGTGCCACCGTGGTCGCTGCTTTCTTCTTCCACTTCGGTGTTCACCGTGGTTGCGGTGTACTGTTGCCCGTCGATGGTGAACTCGTCACCCTGTTCGAGCGCGTGTTCGGGGTTCTCGAAGCCGATCGTCGGTTCCTCGGCGGTCGCGATGAGCGAGTACGACGCCGCACCCACGACCAGGAAGAACGCGACGTAGATTGCCGCGGCGCGTCGTTGCATAGTCGGACGATGGGCCACGCGGTGTATAACGGTTTCTGAACAGACCGCCGGCCGGTTGCCCCGCCCGGAGTCGGCTCACTCCTCGCTGCGCTGCCGCTCGAACCGGTGTCGGACCACCGGTGACTCGTCGTCCCACTCGAACGAGTCGTGGACGGCCTCGAGTCGCCGTCGGTACGCGTCGAGGTCCTCCGAGCCCTCGGCGCGGGCGTCGGCGTCGGTGAGGTCACCCAGGCTGCGTTCGTCGACCGCGGTGACGACGAAAGTCGTGCCGTCGATGTCGAACGTGTCGCCCTCGTCCGCGTAGCGGTCACCGCGGTGTAACTGTGTCAGTGTCCCCGCGAGCGCCATCTGTTCGACACGCTCGTTCGGGAGGAGGTCACCGGCATCGATCGTTGCCATACTGATACGCGAGGGTTCGGCGGTGAAAAACCCGCGGCCGCGCGCAGACACGAAGCGTTACGGACAGGCCGACGTCCCGAACCGAGTAGCTATCAAACTGTTAGCTGATTCTAAAACGAATCACTATATATCTCGCATCCGTACCGGAGGTATGGCAACGAGAGAGACGGCGGACGCCGACGACCGCTACAGCGAAGAGGCGTGTGTCGTCATCGACTCGCTCGAACAGATCGGTTCACAGTGGCGACTCATCGTCCTTCACGACCTCCAAGAGGGCGAGAAGCGGTTCAACGAACTCAAGCGCTCGACGGGGTCGAGCGCACGGACGCTCTCGCGCGTCCTCGACGACCTCCAGGAGACGGGCTTCGTCGACCGGCGTCTCGAGGAGGACGCGCCCGTCGCGACGTACTACTCGTTGACCGCCAAGGGGGAGTCGCTCGCACCGGTGTTCGACGCGATCGAGTCGTGGGCGAACGAGTGGCTCGCCGAGGACGGGTCCGCGACAGAAGCGGTCGGATCGCTCACGTCGTAGGTGGTATGGAGAGTTGGGGGAGGGGACACCCAACTCGGCAGCCGGTCAAGAGAGAGTCGACGGC is a window from the Salinigranum halophilum genome containing:
- a CDS encoding winged helix-turn-helix transcriptional regulator, translating into MATRETADADDRYSEEACVVIDSLEQIGSQWRLIVLHDLQEGEKRFNELKRSTGSSARTLSRVLDDLQETGFVDRRLEEDAPVATYYSLTAKGESLAPVFDAIESWANEWLAEDGSATEAVGSLTS
- a CDS encoding ASCH domain-containing protein, with protein sequence MATIDAGDLLPNERVEQMALAGTLTQLHRGDRYADEGDTFDIDGTTFVVTAVDERSLGDLTDADARAEGSEDLDAYRRRLEAVHDSFEWDDESPVVRHRFERQRSEE